The Paraburkholderia sp. SOS3 genome includes a region encoding these proteins:
- a CDS encoding DUF927 domain-containing protein, which yields MASMNMPKLRFPAGTTREQILRKADEVRANARKNKSAIDDDFSADASNFERDADERTSSDKRAVIKATPGRSPRPVGKSPMKPTRRRTATDDASAERFGDGQVPSEDIRWLARVSEINGARPGHLVEIRALNDTWRPLEIPETLLLQSGELAKYLVESGVLLPNTSAAKRIVEWLRMCPATPRRIRAVNDGWVEYLDGEGYVFGDQMYLEGGEPIQVVRPQSRQLDRKGGLEGWLAITTLCRGNPLLILMMCVALAAPLLRLLGWDSFFMSLVGKSGTGKSTALRIAQAFTGSPAVLPTWEGTANGHEAAAARLSDRPVVRDELGQADITALDELIYRLANGGGKVRATSNGEEAVASRVLSTFMSAGEVDVVELLKRGGRQAKGGQLARFLTLPVDGEFGIFSELHGAPDGEQFARRISNMLRETYGVAWPAYVRHVAENRGGLEDEFRRNMAQLRALVSKGHRFSSSDGVCNRALGHFSVACFAGIVAIRAKVIDLEPNDIISAIRECFGKWLQRYLDHREAPTSEILAEIRELVLSKRNRMPPFTAFADASCDTRFGFTHTDRAENVLLVFQGALRAIADRYTKTAMDDALKSAGWLILGSGGRPAKQYKVPKHGNKKVAMYAIRESAIYSL from the coding sequence ATGGCCTCCATGAATATGCCGAAACTTCGTTTCCCTGCGGGTACTACGAGGGAGCAAATCCTTCGCAAAGCGGACGAGGTACGTGCCAATGCCCGAAAGAACAAGTCGGCGATCGACGACGATTTCTCTGCGGACGCGAGCAACTTCGAACGGGACGCAGACGAACGCACTTCTAGCGATAAGCGGGCTGTGATCAAGGCTACGCCTGGTCGCAGCCCGCGGCCTGTAGGCAAGTCGCCGATGAAGCCGACGCGTCGTCGTACTGCGACCGACGACGCATCGGCCGAACGATTTGGTGATGGTCAAGTTCCCAGCGAGGATATCCGCTGGCTTGCACGCGTTTCGGAGATCAATGGCGCTCGTCCCGGTCATCTTGTCGAGATCAGGGCTTTGAACGACACGTGGCGTCCGCTTGAGATTCCTGAAACTCTTCTTCTGCAATCCGGAGAACTGGCGAAGTACCTTGTCGAAAGCGGTGTATTGCTTCCGAACACGAGCGCGGCGAAGCGCATCGTCGAATGGCTTCGTATGTGTCCCGCGACCCCGCGACGAATCCGTGCGGTGAACGATGGCTGGGTGGAGTACCTTGACGGCGAGGGCTACGTATTCGGCGACCAGATGTATCTGGAAGGCGGCGAGCCGATCCAGGTAGTGCGGCCGCAGTCACGTCAACTCGATCGCAAAGGCGGACTCGAAGGCTGGCTCGCGATCACGACGCTGTGCCGTGGGAATCCGCTGCTCATCTTAATGATGTGCGTCGCGCTTGCTGCGCCGCTTCTGCGCCTGCTGGGCTGGGACTCGTTTTTTATGTCCCTTGTAGGCAAGTCTGGCACTGGCAAGTCAACCGCTCTGCGGATTGCGCAGGCTTTCACGGGCTCACCCGCAGTTCTGCCAACCTGGGAAGGCACAGCGAACGGACATGAAGCCGCCGCGGCGCGACTGTCCGACAGGCCGGTCGTGCGCGACGAACTGGGGCAAGCGGACATCACCGCGCTCGACGAGCTTATCTATCGTCTCGCGAACGGAGGCGGTAAGGTTCGGGCAACTTCGAACGGTGAAGAAGCTGTCGCTTCGCGAGTCCTGTCGACTTTCATGTCTGCGGGCGAAGTGGACGTGGTCGAACTGCTCAAGCGCGGCGGCCGTCAAGCCAAGGGAGGACAGTTAGCACGCTTCCTGACTCTGCCTGTCGATGGCGAGTTCGGCATCTTCAGCGAGTTGCACGGCGCGCCGGACGGCGAGCAGTTTGCGCGTCGCATTAGCAATATGCTGCGCGAAACCTATGGTGTCGCATGGCCGGCGTACGTACGGCACGTAGCGGAAAATCGTGGCGGTCTGGAAGATGAATTTCGAAGAAATATGGCTCAACTTCGTGCTCTTGTCAGCAAGGGACACCGTTTTTCATCCTCAGACGGCGTGTGTAACCGTGCACTCGGACACTTCAGCGTCGCATGTTTCGCCGGGATTGTCGCGATCCGAGCCAAGGTCATCGACCTTGAACCGAATGACATCATCTCTGCGATTCGTGAGTGCTTCGGGAAATGGCTGCAACGCTACCTCGACCATCGTGAAGCGCCGACGAGCGAGATTCTCGCGGAGATTCGCGAGCTCGTGCTGAGTAAGCGCAATCGCATGCCACCGTTCACGGCGTTCGCGGATGCTAGTTGCGACACGCGGTTCGGCTTTACGCACACGGACCGGGCAGAGAATGTCCTTCTCGTGTTTCAGGGTGCATTGCGAGCCATCGCCGACAGGTATACCAAGACGGCCATGGATGACGCTCTGAAAAGTGCTGGCTGGCTCATACTGGGCTCGGGAGGACGACCGGCGAAGCAGTACAAGGTCCCGAAGCACGGAAACAAGAAGGTAGCGATGTACGCAATTCGCGAGTCGGCTATCTACTCGCTTTAA
- a CDS encoding helix-turn-helix transcriptional regulator gives MAKPLSVQATDVVLQAHAAGRNQPDKTAFLPHRPLPAAADVASLPGERMVRLPEVLKITGIGRTTLLVMVREGRFPAPLAITPRIRGWRLSAVCQFLATLEEA, from the coding sequence ATGGCAAAACCTCTCTCAGTGCAAGCGACCGATGTCGTTTTGCAAGCACATGCGGCCGGTCGCAATCAGCCGGACAAAACCGCATTTCTCCCGCACCGGCCGCTTCCCGCGGCTGCCGACGTCGCGTCACTTCCGGGTGAGCGCATGGTGCGCCTGCCCGAGGTGCTAAAGATCACCGGCATTGGTCGGACTACTCTTTTGGTTATGGTGCGCGAAGGTCGTTTTCCTGCACCTTTGGCCATTACTCCCCGCATCCGCGGATGGAGATTGTCCGCTGTCTGTCAGTTCCTGGCTACCTTGGAGGAAGCTTGA